One part of the Malus sylvestris chromosome 2, drMalSylv7.2, whole genome shotgun sequence genome encodes these proteins:
- the LOC126613858 gene encoding uncharacterized protein LOC126613858 isoform X1, with the protein MADSIPYRKPHFPVSDPRPEPHRNPIRHGKSYTMHFLLKALTLAVFIVLLPLFPSQAPEFINHTILTKFWELIHVIVVGIAVSYGLFSRRNSAEMGIENSSNVGSSDSYVPRFFPVSSSFEGECEQAFGYGEKREGQSWNSGYFVGNPVAAVSESCHESNVFDAQCKPSLGICESGGENSCGYGEKNVTQAWNSRYFQGESMVFVAEPNYGLDEWGKPRSIADNQPLGLPVRSLKSRVKSHDSSEFVARGEFSLGSKGSFNSSDGVRNGDMGPLNLEDKLNEAAASPSPVNWRSGSGKMERGKRVGGNARPSHLRPLSVDETQFESMKTPSFQSALSFTSESSSQTSSLSSSPKEDSSALSMSSEVLNSKSEKVKKRKSSHSQGSSSPSGFASSPPKPMNEKASLSALHSRGYSIGSFHEEDLRRSSENYLKDLSGSRSGSGSGRASGSGRGSRRGSGSGSGSGSEEEQLKSKELGHGFLGLNTKPASLGKSSENYLKDLSGSRSGSGSEEEQLNSKDLGQGFLGLNTKPASLSKSSENYLKDLSGSRSRSGSEEEQLKSKDLGQGFLGLNTKPASLSKSSENYLKDLSGSRSGSRSGSGRGSRSGSEEEQLKSKELGHGFLGLNTKPASLGKSSENYLKDLSGSRSGSGSEEEQLNSKDLGQGFLGLNTKPASLSKSSENYLKDLSGSRSRSGSEEEQLKSKDLGQGFLGLNTKPASLSKSSENYLKDLSGSRSGSRSGSGRGSRSGSEEEQLKSKELGQGFLGLNTKPASLTKSSSRGKSVRTIRGSRLTTPEKVEKMRDIGDFIPMRKETMQNGGTNVKDLGTATTKLDFGNPLQPKPEIPKHGKKQMREFRGNAAAESEEEEDLESEAENFQVSSDDEGEDDALAAAAAATCSNSVDVGAADSEVDKKAGEFIAKFREQIRLQKVASMDRSRAQHISANSFR; encoded by the coding sequence ATGGCGGACTCCATCCCCTACCGAAAACCCCACTTCCCAGTCTCCGATCCGCGCCCAGAACCTCACCGAAACCCGATTCGACACGGTAAGTCGTACACCATGCACTTTCTCCTTAAAGCTCTTACCCTTGCCGTTTTCATCGTCCTTCTTCCACTTTTTCCCTCACAAGCTCCCGAATTCATCAACCACACGATCCTCACCAAGTTCTGGGAGCTCATTCACGTTATCGTCGTCGGCATTGCCGTGTCCTACGGCTTGTTCAGCAGAAGAAATAGCGCTGAAATGGGGATTGAAAATAGCTCAAATGTAGGTAGTTCTGACTCTTACGTGCCTAGATTTTTTCCCGTTTCGTCGAGTTTTGAGGGCGAGTGTGAACAGGCATTTGGGTATGGTGAGAAAAGAGAGGGTCAGAGTTGGAATTCTGGGTATTTTGTGGGTAACCCTGTGGCAGCTGTGTCTGAATCTTGTCATGAAAGCAATGTTTTTGATGCCCAATGCAAACCCAGTTTGGGGATTTGTGAAAGTGGGGGTGAAAATTCATGTGGGTATGGAGAGAAAAATGTTACCCAAGCTTGGAACTCTCGGTATTTTCAGGGTGAATCAATGGTGTTTGTTGCTGAACCAAATTATGGTCTTGATGAATGGGGAAAACCCAGATCAATTGCTGATAATCAGCCGTTGGGATTGCCCGTTCGGAGTTTGAAATCGAGGGTAAAAAGCCATGATAGTTCTGAGTTTGTTGCTAGGGGTGAGTTTAGTTTAGGTTCTAAGGGTTCTTTTAATAGCTCTGATGGGGTTAGGAATGGGGATATGGGTCCTCTAAATTTGGAAGATAAGTTAAATGAAGCCGCTGCGTCACCTTCTCCGGTTAATTGGCGTTCGGGTTCTGGAAAGATGGAGAGGGGGAAAAGAGTAGGTGGTAATGCTCGTCCATCGCATTTGAGGCCGCTCTCCGTCGATGAAACTCAATTTGAATCAATGAAAACTCCGTCTTTCCAGTCCGCATTGTCCTTTACTTCTGAGTCTTCTTCTCAAACTAGTTCTCTGTCTTCTTCCCCAAAAGAAGACTCTTCAGCGCTCTCCATGTCTTCGGAGGTGCTTAACTCAAAGTCGGAGAAggtaaagaaaagaaagagttcCCATTCTCAAgggtcttcttctccttcagGATTTGCATCATCACCACCAAAACCAATGAATGAAAAAGCTTCATTGAGTGCGTTGCATTCGCGGGGCTATAGCATTGGTTCTTTCCATGAGGAGGACTTGAGGAGAAGCTCAGAAAATTACTTGAAGGATTTGAGTGGGAGCAGAAGTGGAAGTGGAAGCGGAAGGGCTAGTGGAAGCGGAAGGGGAAGCAGAAGGGGAAGCGGAAGCGGAAGCGGAAGCGGAAGTGAGGAGgagcaattgaaaagcaaagaaTTGGGGCATGGATTTTTGGGATTGAATACGAAACCTGCAAGCCTCGGTAAATCCTCAGAAAATTACTTGAAGGATTTGAGTGGAAGCAGAAGCGGAAGCGGAAGTGAGGAGGAGCAATTGAACAGCAAAGATCTGGGGCAAGGATTTTTGGGATTGAATACGAAACCTGCAAGCCTCAGTAAATCCTCAGAAAATTACTTGAAGGATTTGAGcggaagcagaagcagaagcggAAGTGAGGAGgagcaattgaaaagcaaagatCTGGGGCAAGGTTTTTTGGGATTGAATACGAAACCTGCAAGCCTCAGTAAATCCTCAGAAAATTACTTGAAGGATTTGAGTGGAAGCAGAAGCGGAAGCAGAAGTGGAAGCGGAAGAGGAAGCAGAAGCGGAAGTGAGGAGgagcaattgaaaagcaaagaaTTGGGGCATGGATTTTTGGGATTGAATACGAAACCTGCAAGCCTCGGTAAATCCTCAGAAAATTACTTGAAGGATTTGAGTGGAAGCAGAAGCGGAAGCGGAAGTGAGGAGGAGCAATTGAACAGCAAAGATCTGGGGCAAGGATTTTTGGGATTGAATACGAAACCTGCAAGCCTCAGTAAATCCTCAGAAAATTACTTGAAGGATTTGAGcggaagcagaagcagaagcggAAGTGAGGAGgagcaattgaaaagcaaagatCTGGGGCAAGGATTTTTGGGATTGAATACGAAACCTGCAAGCCTCAGTAAATCCTCAGAAAATTACTTGAAGGATTTGAGTGGAAGCAGAAGCGGAAGCAGAAGTGGAAGCGGAAGAGGAAGCAGAAGCGGAAGTGAGGAGgagcaattgaaaagcaaagaaTTGGGGCAAGGTTTTTTGGGATTGAATACTAAACCTGCAAGCCTCACCAAATCCTCATCAAGGGGAAAATCGGTTAGAACTATCAGAGGTAGTAGACTTACCACTCCTGAAAAGGTTGAGAAGATGCGAGACATTGGTGATTTTATACCTATGAGAAAAGAAACAATGCAAAACGGAGGAACCAACGTGAAAGATCTCGGCACTGCAACTACTAAGCTCGATTTTGGCAATCCCTTGCAGCCAAAGCCAGAAATTCCAAAACATGGGAAGAAGCAGATGCGAGAATTTCGTGGCAATGCGGCTGCAGAgtctgaagaagaagaagacttgGAAAGTGAGGCGGAAAACTTTCAAGTAAGCTCGGATGATGAAGGCGAAGATGACGCTCTTGCTGCTGCCGCTGCGGCTACATGTAGTAACTCTGTGGATGTTGGAGCAGCAGACTCAGAGGTTGATAAGAAGGCGGGCGAGTTCATAGCGAAATTTAGAGAGCAGATTAGGCTTCAAAAAGTGGCATCAATGGACCGATCAAGAGCGCAACACATCTCTGCTAATTCGTTTAGGTGA
- the LOC126613858 gene encoding uncharacterized protein LOC126613858 isoform X2: MADSIPYRKPHFPVSDPRPEPHRNPIRHGKSYTMHFLLKALTLAVFIVLLPLFPSQAPEFINHTILTKFWELIHVIVVGIAVSYGLFSRRNSAEMGIENSSNVGSSDSYVPRFFPVSSSFEGECEQAFGYGEKREGQSWNSGYFVGNPVAAVSESCHESNVFDAQCKPSLGICESGGENSCGYGEKNVTQAWNSRYFQGESMVFVAEPNYGLDEWGKPRSIADNQPLGLPVRSLKSRVKSHDSSEFVARGEFSLGSKGSFNSSDGVRNGDMGPLNLEDKLNEAAASPSPVNWRSGSGKMERGKRVGGNARPSHLRPLSVDETQFESMKTPSFQSALSFTSESSSQTSSLSSSPKEDSSALSMSSEVLNSKSEKVKKRKSSHSQGSSSPSGFASSPPKPMNEKASLSALHSRGYSIGSFHEEDLRRSSENYLKDLSGSRSGSGSGRASGSGRGSRRGSGSGSGSGSEEEQLKSKELGHGFLGLNTKPASLGKSSENYLKDLSGSRSGSGSEEEQLNSKDLGQGFLGLNTKPASLSKSSENYLKDLSGSRSRSGSEEEQLKSKDLGQGFLGLNTKPASLSKSSENYLKDLSGSRSGSRSGSGRGSRSGSEEEQLKSKELGHGFLGLNTKPASLSKSSENYLKDLSGSRSRSGSEEEQLKSKDLGQGFLGLNTKPASLSKSSENYLKDLSGSRSGSRSGSGRGSRSGSEEEQLKSKELGQGFLGLNTKPASLTKSSSRGKSVRTIRGSRLTTPEKVEKMRDIGDFIPMRKETMQNGGTNVKDLGTATTKLDFGNPLQPKPEIPKHGKKQMREFRGNAAAESEEEEDLESEAENFQVSSDDEGEDDALAAAAAATCSNSVDVGAADSEVDKKAGEFIAKFREQIRLQKVASMDRSRAQHISANSFR, encoded by the exons ATGGCGGACTCCATCCCCTACCGAAAACCCCACTTCCCAGTCTCCGATCCGCGCCCAGAACCTCACCGAAACCCGATTCGACACGGTAAGTCGTACACCATGCACTTTCTCCTTAAAGCTCTTACCCTTGCCGTTTTCATCGTCCTTCTTCCACTTTTTCCCTCACAAGCTCCCGAATTCATCAACCACACGATCCTCACCAAGTTCTGGGAGCTCATTCACGTTATCGTCGTCGGCATTGCCGTGTCCTACGGCTTGTTCAGCAGAAGAAATAGCGCTGAAATGGGGATTGAAAATAGCTCAAATGTAGGTAGTTCTGACTCTTACGTGCCTAGATTTTTTCCCGTTTCGTCGAGTTTTGAGGGCGAGTGTGAACAGGCATTTGGGTATGGTGAGAAAAGAGAGGGTCAGAGTTGGAATTCTGGGTATTTTGTGGGTAACCCTGTGGCAGCTGTGTCTGAATCTTGTCATGAAAGCAATGTTTTTGATGCCCAATGCAAACCCAGTTTGGGGATTTGTGAAAGTGGGGGTGAAAATTCATGTGGGTATGGAGAGAAAAATGTTACCCAAGCTTGGAACTCTCGGTATTTTCAGGGTGAATCAATGGTGTTTGTTGCTGAACCAAATTATGGTCTTGATGAATGGGGAAAACCCAGATCAATTGCTGATAATCAGCCGTTGGGATTGCCCGTTCGGAGTTTGAAATCGAGGGTAAAAAGCCATGATAGTTCTGAGTTTGTTGCTAGGGGTGAGTTTAGTTTAGGTTCTAAGGGTTCTTTTAATAGCTCTGATGGGGTTAGGAATGGGGATATGGGTCCTCTAAATTTGGAAGATAAGTTAAATGAAGCCGCTGCGTCACCTTCTCCGGTTAATTGGCGTTCGGGTTCTGGAAAGATGGAGAGGGGGAAAAGAGTAGGTGGTAATGCTCGTCCATCGCATTTGAGGCCGCTCTCCGTCGATGAAACTCAATTTGAATCAATGAAAACTCCGTCTTTCCAGTCCGCATTGTCCTTTACTTCTGAGTCTTCTTCTCAAACTAGTTCTCTGTCTTCTTCCCCAAAAGAAGACTCTTCAGCGCTCTCCATGTCTTCGGAGGTGCTTAACTCAAAGTCGGAGAAggtaaagaaaagaaagagttcCCATTCTCAAgggtcttcttctccttcagGATTTGCATCATCACCACCAAAACCAATGAATGAAAAAGCTTCATTGAGTGCGTTGCATTCGCGGGGCTATAGCATTGGTTCTTTCCATGAGGAGGACTTGAGGAGAAGCTCAGAAAATTACTTGAAGGATTTGAGTGGGAGCAGAAGTGGAAGTGGAAGCGGAAGGGCTAGTGGAAGCGGAAGGGGAAGCAGAAGGGGAAGCGGAAGCGGAAGCGGAAGCGGAAGTGAGGAGgagcaattgaaaagcaaagaaTTGGGGCATGGATTTTTGGGATTGAATACGAAACCTGCAAGCCTCGGTAAATCCTCAGAAAATTACTTGAAGGATTTGAGTGGAAGCAGAAGCGGAAGCGGAAGTGAGGAGGAGCAATTGAACAGCAAAGATCTGGGGCAAGGATTTTTGGGATTGAATACGAAACCTGCAAGCCTCAGTAAATCCTCAGAAAATTACTTGAAGGATTTGAGcggaagcagaagcagaagcggAAGTGAGGAGgagcaattgaaaagcaaagatCTGGGGCAAGGTTTTTTGGGATTGAATACGAAACCTGCAAGCCTCAGTAAATCCTCAGAAAATTACTTGAAGGATTTGAGTGGAAGCAGAAGCGGAAGCAGAAGTGGAAGCGGAAGAGGAAGCAGAAGCGGAAGTGAGGAGgagcaattgaaaagcaaagaaTTGGGGCATGGATTTTTGGGATTGAATACGAAAC CTGCAAGCCTCAGTAAATCCTCAGAAAATTACTTGAAGGATTTGAGcggaagcagaagcagaagcggAAGTGAGGAGgagcaattgaaaagcaaagatCTGGGGCAAGGATTTTTGGGATTGAATACGAAACCTGCAAGCCTCAGTAAATCCTCAGAAAATTACTTGAAGGATTTGAGTGGAAGCAGAAGCGGAAGCAGAAGTGGAAGCGGAAGAGGAAGCAGAAGCGGAAGTGAGGAGgagcaattgaaaagcaaagaaTTGGGGCAAGGTTTTTTGGGATTGAATACTAAACCTGCAAGCCTCACCAAATCCTCATCAAGGGGAAAATCGGTTAGAACTATCAGAGGTAGTAGACTTACCACTCCTGAAAAGGTTGAGAAGATGCGAGACATTGGTGATTTTATACCTATGAGAAAAGAAACAATGCAAAACGGAGGAACCAACGTGAAAGATCTCGGCACTGCAACTACTAAGCTCGATTTTGGCAATCCCTTGCAGCCAAAGCCAGAAATTCCAAAACATGGGAAGAAGCAGATGCGAGAATTTCGTGGCAATGCGGCTGCAGAgtctgaagaagaagaagacttgGAAAGTGAGGCGGAAAACTTTCAAGTAAGCTCGGATGATGAAGGCGAAGATGACGCTCTTGCTGCTGCCGCTGCGGCTACATGTAGTAACTCTGTGGATGTTGGAGCAGCAGACTCAGAGGTTGATAAGAAGGCGGGCGAGTTCATAGCGAAATTTAGAGAGCAGATTAGGCTTCAAAAAGTGGCATCAATGGACCGATCAAGAGCGCAACACATCTCTGCTAATTCGTTTAGGTGA